The sequence below is a genomic window from Flavobacterium keumense.
CGTTTTCCTTCAAGGCTTCTTGAGCTATCGCTCTATTTTTTTCATTTGTTAAATTAGCTGCCAAATTCATTTCGGCGGCAGTAGCCCTTAACATTTCGGCATTTAATGCTGATTGAGTAGCTATGGAGATAGGTTTATTCAAATCCGAAGTGTTATCCACATTATTTAATCCTAAATTAGTTTTAGCACCTGCAATGTTTGTAGCTCCAGTCCCCCCATTTGTAATGGAAACTATTCCTGTTACATTATCTGCTCTTTTTGCATAATTTGAAAAGGGTACTGTGGTAAAAAATTGCTCACTTATTGTTATAAATGTTGAGCAACTTGTAGTTAAATCAACTTCTACTTTCATTTTTTTATTCGCTCCATCCCAAACCACTGTTTGAAAATTTGAAGTATATCCTCCTACTTGATTACCTGTCCCAATTATTAGGTTAACCATACCAAAATCATCTGTTTGAGTTGAAATTGTTTCCTGATATTCTAATTGAGTATTTATGTCGATAATACTAAATCGCAAGCAAATTGATTTATTGGACAAGACTAAATCACTTTGATTATTTCCTGGCAAAATTTGTCCCGATGGATTATAAATTACAGCTTGATAGGTTATCCCTGAGCTAGTTTGTGCTTGAAATTGCAATGTTGCAAATAAGACTATAAATAAGACTATCTTTTTCATAAAACTACAGATTAATATAATTCTAAATGAACTCCAAAGAGGAGTTGGTGATTGTGTATGGTAACTTTTTCATTAGTCGTATTCGAGAGATTATACGATGAAGCATAATTATATCCTAAACTCAAATACGCGTACTCTGAAAGATTGCATTGTGTTTGCAATCCTAAACTAGGAGTAAATTGCAATCCTTTAAATTCTTTATGATTAGAAATAGTATAAAAAGAATTGTTAATTAATTGACTTCCTGACACTATTGTCCCAAGATTGAAACTTCCTTTAACCGCTACATCCAGATGATTTGTTTTTATAAAGGAGTAAGCAATTGTATTCTGAACCCCTATGAATTCTGTCTTCCACTCATAATGATTTGCTCTATTTCCACTTTCTGCATTATATTGATTTAATGTCAAACCTAGGTTATAATTAAGCGGATTATCAAATGGTAATCTTGTAATTGCAATAGGTATTGCTATTCCTATTTCGTATGAATCTCCGATACCCTTATTGGTCAAATTAGTATTTTTTATTCCATTTGATTTTATGCCAAAATTAGCATGGTTTTTACCGACTAATACATAGACAGCTTGAGAGTATCCAACAAAGGAACTTAGTAGTAATAATAAATAAATTTTTTTCATCTAATTGAAAGTATTTGAGTTGTGAAATTTAAATTCGATCCAATTAATTTAGCTATATAGGTTCCCTCTGAAAGATATAAATCTGTTACTGTTATAATTGAATTAATAGGTTTCTTATCTGCTTTATAAACTAATCTTCCCAGATTATCAAACAAACATATGGCAACAGTTGATAGCATATCAGAAGATAATTTAAAATGAATTTCTGAAACAAAGGGATTAGGATAGACTTGTACTTGTACTAGAGAAGTGCTTAAAGGAATAGTAGGTTGACTACTTTGAACAAACCCTTGCCCAACAAAAAATGAAGACGTTTTAAAATTACCGATAACACTAATTTGTCCAATACTTTGATTAACTCTATAACCATTGGACAACATAGTACTTTTCCCTTGTGTACTTAATGTTTGGTGATGTAAACGTTGGGAATATATTTTTCCTGCGATGGAAAAGCAGAATAAAAAAATATGTAGATTCCTCATAACAACCGAGAATTGATTTTTAAAATAAAAATTACTACCGATCTGGAAATCTAAAATGAAATATTAAAGGGGGAAAATAACATTTAGAAAATCAAAACATTAAGCTTGTTTTTCTTTTACAAATTTAAAACTATTTGTAAGAACATTTCTATTAAAAAACGCTTTTACCTAAATATTAATTTTCTTACTAAATAAATACTATCCTAATTTTAAAAGGACATGTTTTTTTGCATTTTTTGCATTTTTAAACCCAAATAAATTAAAAAACAACACGCCAGCACTATTTGTTTTTGAATGTTTTTACTTACAAAATAAATATTTTAAAATTTTTTATAACAAAAAATACAAATAAAGTTAAATTTTATATTTAGCGTAATTATAAAAAAATGAAAAAACAAAAAATACGATTTTAAAAACGAATAAAACCTGAGGGTGCACTATATATTTTAGGAAAAGGCTGTGTCTACAAATTCCATAAAAAAACCTACACCCAACAGGGGTATCATTGGGGTTCTTGCTCAATATTTTAAATAGTAAATTGAAAAACAATATCAATTTTAAAATCAAATGAAAATCAAATTCATTTCAACAAGCGCAAGTAATTAATTTTTAAAAAAAAGATATTACGGTTTTTTTTTGTTTTTTTTTACGGTTTTTATAAACTAATTAAACTGTGAAAGAACATTTTATAGTAGTTCCTTGTTGCAAGACACTTGCTATTACAAATTCAGCCCTAGCCTGAGTTGCACGTTCTTTCATATTCTTCAAACCAATACCTTGATACAAGGAGGTACTATCAAAGCCACTTCCATTATCCGTAATACGCAATATTAATTTTGAAGGTGTTTCTTTATACAATTGGACATAGCACTGGGAAGCATTTGCATATTTATGCATATTGGACATCGCTTCTTGAACGATTCTATAAATAGTAATTTTAACCAAACTGGAGATTGCCCCCCAATCAATCATAGGATCAGACTCAAAATTACAATTAGTCAAACCAACCTCTTGAATCTCTTTAATACATTTAGATAACAAAAAGAGATAATCAAATTGAGTAGCGATTTCATCCGTATGCAAATCATGAACTACTGCTCTGATATCCTTTTCTAAAATTTGTAATTCATCAATGTAGCAGTCTATTTTTTCTTTAGACTCTTTTTTATCACTCGAATTATGTAAGCCCAATTGTAACCTAATACCGTACAAACGGTTCATAATAGTGTCATGTAATTCTTTTGCTATTCGATTTTGCTCCTTTTCCTTAGCTACAGTCAAGTCCGTTTGATAGGATTGCATTAGTTCGAATAATTCTAGTTCGGCATCTTGTAGTTTTTGACGGTAATTAAATTCTTTTTGTCTAGCATACCAAAACCAAATTACTAGAACAAACGACAGCAACAATATTCCCAGCAACAAATACAAATTGCGTTCAGTCAAAACTTTATTATTTTCCTCCACTGTAGAAGTTTCATAGGCTATTCGAGCATATTTATTTCTGCTTTTACGTTGCACTTTAGCCAAACTATCACTTAATGCTATATATCGTTTATTGTATTTCAAACTATTTTTAAAATCTATTTTAGAAAGTAATTCCAAAGCCAACTTACTATTATCTGACTGTTTGAATTGCTCTGCTAATTGCAACGATTGTTTTAAATAATAAATTGATTTAGCGGTATCTCCAACAACAGCAAAATATTCTCCAAGATTACTTAATTTATAAATTTTAGTTGAAGCTATACCGCTTTTTTCAGAAATTGATAATGATTCCAATAATAATGTTTTACTTTTTTTAAAATCTCCTAATTTCATTAGAACATATCCTAAATTACCAATAACTGTTGCATATTCGTTAGGCCATTTATTTTTTAAATCAGGAGTTATTACTAATTCCAACTCTTTTTTAGCTTTTAAAAATTGATGTTGTTTTTCGTATATATTGGCAATATTTACAGATAATGATACATCAAAATTATTTTTCTTAGAATCATATTTTTTCAAATTTGAAAGATTCTTCTGAGCCATCAGATAGTAGTATAATCCTTCATCATATTCTTCCATTCTTTCAAAATTAGAAGCCAATAAATTATAACACGTAAATAGCATTTCTTGATCATCACTGTTTTTTAAAAGCTGCAATGCTTTAGCTACTTGTATTTCACTCTCTAAATAATTTCCTTCATAAAACAACACATACGCTTTATTAAACAACATTCTTCCTGTCATTTTTGTATCGTCTAATAAACGATATAATTTTTCGGCTTCTTGATAATAAAAATAAGCACTATCCTTATGAGTTATTTCATAGGAATCACCCATATAATAAAGTGATTTTGCCATTACAGAACTATCTTTAACTTTTTTTGCCAATTGAAAAGCATTCTTACTTAAATCATATGACTGTTGAGATCGATTTAGAAAATAATACTCTGAAGATAAATGCAATAATGCAGAGCGAGTTAAAGAATCATTGGGGAGCGAATGTGAAAGTGTGCTTAATGAATCTAGGTAATGTAATTTTTGATTAGGAGTGAATTGTTTGTATTTTGAAGATGAAAGTTTAATAAAAGATTGCTCTTTATGCTTAGAGCAAGAGGGTAACATAAACAACATCAGTAAAATAAAGATAAATAGTATTTTCTTCAATTTGTTTTTTTCAAAAATAACAAAAAAAGACCATGTAAACATGGCCTTAATAGATATTTATATAACATAATTATCCTCTAGTTTTAGGTATAATTGGCTCTCCAATATCATTAGCATTGATATTTGATGGGGTAACCGTTCTTTTTGTTTGTTTTAATGTTGTACCTGCTGGCAAATCGTCTACTGTACATGATTGAAATAATATACCAAAAACAAATACAAAGACTAATTTAAATACTAATGAATTTTTCATAATAAATCATTTTAAAAGGATTATACAATTCATCCTAGCTATACCTTCTAAGTATTGCAATTCAATTGATTTTTCTGAAAAGAGGGGATGTCTTTGCAGAGCTGTTTTAGAGTCATACCCCACTCTAAATACAACCATTAAAGCTTTAACGTTATTGATTGGACTAAACAAATGTAACTGCCTAAAAACAATTATCTTTCCTCAAAAGCACTCTGATTAGTAGTTAACTATTTCATTTAAGTATACCACTATTTTTTGCGAGTAATTCACCTCATTTTATGAAATCCGAATAATTATTGTATCAATATTATCTTTATAAGTCCTTGAAAAAGGTACTATAATTTCATTATTCATAAGATAACATTGACTCTTACCTAAATTAATACGGCTGACATGATTCACATTAATAATATAGCTGTGATGAATTCTAAAAAAATAAAATGGCAAAAGTTTTTCAAAGTATTTTAACGTTTTGAAAGCAGTTATTATCTTACCTGATTGCAAATAGAAATCGGTAGTATTATTGTCTGCCTTTAAATACACTATATCAAGTGTTTTAATAAAATGATAATCACCGTTGGATTTAATAGAAATCTTATCTACATACAAAGCCGTATGCTTCTTTTGGTAGCGCAGCAAGCATTTGCGTAATTCATTGGGATCAATAGGGCTCAATAAATAGCCAGATACTCCTCGCTGATACGCATCAAAAGCTAAATCTTTAGACGTACTCAATACAATAGTTGTGGGCAGAGCATCTAAAAACTCGTGGAGCTCACTCAATAAAGAAAGTGAAATGGTCTCTTGAGGGGCAGAATTTGTATTGCTAATATTGATAAAGACTACATCGGGTTTGAGTTCTAATATTGTATTGATTCCTTCAGATCTGTTAGTACAAACAGCTACACACAAAAAAACATCGTGAACTTTTATCAATTCTAATGTTGACTCTTTGGATTGGGATCCATCAATAAGTACATAAGAAAATTGCATTTTTAAACGCAATTTATAGTAGTATCAAATTGTTATTTTACGGTAAAACCGTAATTTTAAACCGTTTTATTTACATTTAAACCGTTTTATTCCCCACATAATCTCCGATAGAAAATGAATATTTTAATTGTTGACGATCATCCATTAAATGTTGATAGCTACACAGCACTATTATCTGCTATTGATACTATTGAAAAACCTATTTTTTATCACGCTTACAATTGCAAAGAAGCCTACGAAACCATTCAAAAATTAAATACTAGTGGTACTCCCATAGACATTGCACTCATTGACGTAAGTTTGCCTGCTTATGAAGACCAAAACATCTATTCAGGAGAAGACATCGGGAAACTACTACAACAACAACATCTCAATTGTAAAATTATCATCATTTCCATGCATAGCGAACCAATCTGGGTTAATCGAATAATCAAGAAATTAAATCCTAACGGATTCATTTCAAAAAATGATATTGATTACAAAAGTTTCTCTCAGATAATAAAAATAATTAATATTGACAAAAGCTACTACAGTAAGTCTATTTTAGAAGCACAGAAAGAATTCTTGGTTAAGAATCTTGACTGGGATGAACATGATAGTAAAATACTGCAATTAATTGCAGAAGGGTTAAAAACAAAAATACTTCCGAACTATATTCCACTATCTTTAAGTAGTATTGAAAAAAGAAAAGCTAATTTAAAGAAACAACTGCTCTTTAATGGTGGTAGCGACAAAGAATTAATTGAAACAGCTAAAGAAATGGGACTTTTTGACCTCCCAAAAACACGATAAAACTACGTAATTAATACAATGGATCCCTTGTAAAAATAGTGCTCCAACCCACTTGATTTCATAATCAACTTAAAATACTTTTTGAGCTGATGTAAAACAACACATTAACAAAGTACAATACATTAACTTCATCTCATTTCTATTAAAAATTAAGGCTAAATTAAGAGAAAATAGGATTAAAAATCAGTGTTGGATATTTTTTGCCACTCCATAAAAAAGCGATACATTAGCACCTTCAAAATTCAGTTTCAATTACAATGAAAAATACCGCTTTAACCCACATTCACGAAAGTTTGGGAGCTAAAATGCTTCCATTTGCAGGATTCAATATGCCCATCCTTTACGAAGGGGTCAATGCTGAACACGAAATTGTTCGAACAGCTGTGGGAGTTTTTGACGTGTCGCACATGGGTGAATTTTTACTTTCGGGGCCCAATGCTTTAGCTTTGATTCAAAAAGTAACATCAAATGATGCTGCCACTCTAACAATTGGTAGAGCTCAATACTCTTGCTTACCTAACAACGAAGGCGGAATAGTAGACGATTTATTGGTGTACAAAATGAAAGAAGATGAGTATTTATTAGTGGTGAATGCTTCTAATATTGATAAAGATTGGAATTGGATTAGCAGTCACAATGATTTGGGGGTAGAGATGCAAAATCTTTCAGACGACTACTCTTTATTAGCTATTCAAGGCCCTAAAGCGGTTGAAGCAATGCAGTCGTTATCTTCTTTAGATTTATCTCAAATAGAATACTATCACTTTCAAGTAGGTGATTTTGCTGGCATTAACGATGTAATCATCTCAGCAACAGGATATACTGGAGCAGGAGGATTTGAAATTTATTGTAAAAACGCCGATGTAGAACACATTTGGAACCAAGTATTTGCAGCAGGAAAAGCATTTAACATACAACCTATTGGATTAGCAGCTCGTGATACCTTACGTTTAGAAATGGGATTCTGTTTGTACGGGAACGATATTAACGATACTACTTCACCATTAGAAGCAGGCTTGGGATGGATAACTAAATTCAATAAAGAATTTACCAATTCAGCTAATCTAAAAAAACAAAAAGAAGCAGGAGTTACTAAAAAACTAGTTGGTTTTGAAATGGTAGAACGTGCTGTACCGAGACACGATTATGAAATTGTAGATGCTGATGGAAATACAATAGGAATTGTAACTTCTGGAACCATGTCACCATCGATGAACAAAGGGATTGGTTTAGGATATGTAAGTTCTGAATTTAGTAGTATCGATAGTACTATCTATATTCGTATTCGTAAAAATGATGTACCTGCCAAAGTGGTAAAACTACCATTTTATAAAAAACAATAAGAATTGTAAAACTGCAAAATAGTAGTATTTTTGCAACGTTTAAAAAATAGTAACAATGGGAAGAGCGTTTGAATTTAGAAAAGGGAGAAAAATGAAACGTTGGTCAGCAATGGCCAAAGCCTTTACTAGAATTGGTAAAGACATCGTAATGGCAGTAAAAGAAGGGGGACCAAATCCGGATGCCAATTCACGATTAAGAGCAGTAATACAAAATGCTAAGGCAGCCAATATGCCTAAAGAAAATGTAGAACGTGCTATTAAAAAAGCAACTGAAAAGGATACCGCTAACTATAAAGAAGTATTATTTGAAGGTTATGCCCCTCACGGAATAGCGCTTTTGATTGAAACAGCTACCGACAACAACAATAGAACAGTCGCTAACATTCGAAGCTATTTCAATAAATGCAATGGAACTATGGGAACTCAAGGTTCGGTTGAGTTTATGTTTGACCACACCTGTAATTTTCGTATTCCAAAAGAAGGATTGGATCCTGAAGAATTAGAATTAGAATTCATTGATTTTGGTGCTGAAGAAGTTTTTGAAGATGAAGATGGAATCTTAATCTATGCGCCTTTTGGAAGTTTTGGAACTATCCAAAAAGAGTTAGAAAATAGAGGTATCGAAATCCTATCTTCTGGTTTTGAAAGAATTCCTCAAATTACCAAAAAACTTACTGAAGACCAAGTAGCTGATGTAGAAAAATTGATTGAAAAAATTGAAGAAGATGATGACGTAATGAACGTTTATCATACTATGGAAGAATAATCCTTTATTTGGTTAAGACCTCCTATTAATTCACATAAAAAAAACTCCAAGAAATTTTCTTGGAGTTTTTTTTATGTTTATACAAACTTTTTTTATTTAATAAATTCAATTCGTTGTGATTCTTCTTGATTTACACTATCAAAAAAACCTTGTTCATTCATCCATTCATCACTAAACACCTTACTCATATAACGTGAACCATGATCTGGAAAAATAGCAACAATATTACTATTTACATCAAACTCACCCTCATCTGCATATTGTTTAATTGCTTGAAAAACTGCCCCCGAGGTATAACCTACAAACAATCCTTCTGTTTTGGCTAACTCACGCGTAGAATGAGCACTTTCCTCGTCTGTAACCTTCATGAATTTATCAATAACATCAAAATCTGTTACAGATGGAATTAAATTTTTTCCTAACCCTTCAATACGATAAGGATAAATTTCATCTTTATCGAATTCTCTAGTTTCGTGGTATTTTTTAAGAACCGATCCAAAGGCATCTACACCTAAAATTTTAATAGCAGGATTTTGTTCTTTCAAATATTTAGCAGTACCAGATATGGTACCTCCTGTTCCACTACAAGCTACCAAATGAGTAATTTTTCCATTCGTTTGCTCCCAAATTTCAGGACCTGTACTTAAATAATGTGCATCAAAATTAAGTTGATTAAAATATTGATTGATATATACAGACCCTTTTGTTTCTTCATGTAATCGTTTAGCTACGCTATAATAGGATCTTTCATCATCGGCTGAAACGTGAGCGGGACAGACATATACTTTTGCTCCCATAGCACGAAGCATATCAATTTTATCTTTGGAAGATTTTGAACTAACCGCAAGAATACAATTGTATCCTTTAATAATACTCACCATTGCCAAACTAAAACCAGTATTCCCCGATGTGGTTTCAATTATAGTATCTCCAGGAGATAAAATTCCTTTTTTCTCAGCTTGATCAATAATATAGAGCGCAATTCTATCTTTAGAAGAATGTCCTGGATTAAATGCCTCCACCTTAGCATAGAAATTACCCTCTAAACGTTCAGTCACTTTTTTCAATTTAATAAGAGGAGTATTTCCTATTAAATCTAGAATAGAATTATGCGCATTTATTTCTTCTTTCATAAAAAAATGGTTAATCAAGGACATTATGGGATCGCCTTAACTTTGAGCAAATTTAACATATTTTTTTTATTATTTTTTTATTTTCTCTAAATCTAATAAAAAAGCATATTCTTTAGCAATCTCTTTTAAGGACTCAAATCGTCCTGAAGCTC
It includes:
- a CDS encoding tetratricopeptide repeat-containing sensor histidine kinase; amino-acid sequence: MKKILFIFILLMLFMLPSCSKHKEQSFIKLSSSKYKQFTPNQKLHYLDSLSTLSHSLPNDSLTRSALLHLSSEYYFLNRSQQSYDLSKNAFQLAKKVKDSSVMAKSLYYMGDSYEITHKDSAYFYYQEAEKLYRLLDDTKMTGRMLFNKAYVLFYEGNYLESEIQVAKALQLLKNSDDQEMLFTCYNLLASNFERMEEYDEGLYYYLMAQKNLSNLKKYDSKKNNFDVSLSVNIANIYEKQHQFLKAKKELELVITPDLKNKWPNEYATVIGNLGYVLMKLGDFKKSKTLLLESLSISEKSGIASTKIYKLSNLGEYFAVVGDTAKSIYYLKQSLQLAEQFKQSDNSKLALELLSKIDFKNSLKYNKRYIALSDSLAKVQRKSRNKYARIAYETSTVEENNKVLTERNLYLLLGILLLSFVLVIWFWYARQKEFNYRQKLQDAELELFELMQSYQTDLTVAKEKEQNRIAKELHDTIMNRLYGIRLQLGLHNSSDKKESKEKIDCYIDELQILEKDIRAVVHDLHTDEIATQFDYLFLLSKCIKEIQEVGLTNCNFESDPMIDWGAISSLVKITIYRIVQEAMSNMHKYANASQCYVQLYKETPSKLILRITDNGSGFDSTSLYQGIGLKNMKERATQARAEFVIASVLQQGTTIKCSFTV
- a CDS encoding LytR/AlgR family response regulator transcription factor; protein product: MQFSYVLIDGSQSKESTLELIKVHDVFLCVAVCTNRSEGINTILELKPDVVFINISNTNSAPQETISLSLLSELHEFLDALPTTIVLSTSKDLAFDAYQRGVSGYLLSPIDPNELRKCLLRYQKKHTALYVDKISIKSNGDYHFIKTLDIVYLKADNNTTDFYLQSGKIITAFKTLKYFEKLLPFYFFRIHHSYIINVNHVSRINLGKSQCYLMNNEIIVPFSRTYKDNIDTIIIRIS
- a CDS encoding response regulator, whose translation is MNILIVDDHPLNVDSYTALLSAIDTIEKPIFYHAYNCKEAYETIQKLNTSGTPIDIALIDVSLPAYEDQNIYSGEDIGKLLQQQHLNCKIIIISMHSEPIWVNRIIKKLNPNGFISKNDIDYKSFSQIIKIINIDKSYYSKSILEAQKEFLVKNLDWDEHDSKILQLIAEGLKTKILPNYIPLSLSSIEKRKANLKKQLLFNGGSDKELIETAKEMGLFDLPKTR
- a CDS encoding PLP-dependent cysteine synthase family protein, with the protein product MKEEINAHNSILDLIGNTPLIKLKKVTERLEGNFYAKVEAFNPGHSSKDRIALYIIDQAEKKGILSPGDTIIETTSGNTGFSLAMVSIIKGYNCILAVSSKSSKDKIDMLRAMGAKVYVCPAHVSADDERSYYSVAKRLHEETKGSVYINQYFNQLNFDAHYLSTGPEIWEQTNGKITHLVACSGTGGTISGTAKYLKEQNPAIKILGVDAFGSVLKKYHETREFDKDEIYPYRIEGLGKNLIPSVTDFDVIDKFMKVTDEESAHSTRELAKTEGLFVGYTSGAVFQAIKQYADEGEFDVNSNIVAIFPDHGSRYMSKVFSDEWMNEQGFFDSVNQEESQRIEFIK
- a CDS encoding T9SS type A sorting domain-containing protein, whose translation is MRNLHIFLFCFSIAGKIYSQRLHHQTLSTQGKSTMLSNGYRVNQSIGQISVIGNFKTSSFFVGQGFVQSSQPTIPLSTSLVQVQVYPNPFVSEIHFKLSSDMLSTVAICLFDNLGRLVYKADKKPINSIITVTDLYLSEGTYIAKLIGSNLNFTTQILSIR
- a CDS encoding YebC/PmpR family DNA-binding transcriptional regulator, encoding MGRAFEFRKGRKMKRWSAMAKAFTRIGKDIVMAVKEGGPNPDANSRLRAVIQNAKAANMPKENVERAIKKATEKDTANYKEVLFEGYAPHGIALLIETATDNNNRTVANIRSYFNKCNGTMGTQGSVEFMFDHTCNFRIPKEGLDPEELELEFIDFGAEEVFEDEDGILIYAPFGSFGTIQKELENRGIEILSSGFERIPQITKKLTEDQVADVEKLIEKIEEDDDVMNVYHTMEE
- the gcvT gene encoding glycine cleavage system aminomethyltransferase GcvT → MKNTALTHIHESLGAKMLPFAGFNMPILYEGVNAEHEIVRTAVGVFDVSHMGEFLLSGPNALALIQKVTSNDAATLTIGRAQYSCLPNNEGGIVDDLLVYKMKEDEYLLVVNASNIDKDWNWISSHNDLGVEMQNLSDDYSLLAIQGPKAVEAMQSLSSLDLSQIEYYHFQVGDFAGINDVIISATGYTGAGGFEIYCKNADVEHIWNQVFAAGKAFNIQPIGLAARDTLRLEMGFCLYGNDINDTTSPLEAGLGWITKFNKEFTNSANLKKQKEAGVTKKLVGFEMVERAVPRHDYEIVDADGNTIGIVTSGTMSPSMNKGIGLGYVSSEFSSIDSTIYIRIRKNDVPAKVVKLPFYKKQ